A section of the Streptomyces xinghaiensis S187 genome encodes:
- a CDS encoding L,D-transpeptidase produces the protein MNHNPRIRTVLGSGLLIGGLVTATAACGGSGPSLTAKPYDATGQIAFSGDGSEGRALDPDKPLEITARGGGGRITDVTATDTAGHRIRGELNDDGTRWRSTSQLTAGVRYTLRVSTENRGGAPGLRVIHFETAPADRRLRVTFGPDAGTYGVGQPITAELSRPVRDRAARGRVESSLQVVSRPRVAGAWHWVDEKTLHYRPRDFWPAHATIEVRSALGGVEAAKGLRGGSSKPLRIRTGPRVEAVTNARTHTLTFKRDGKVVRTIPVTTGKPGFETRNGTKIVLAKEAFVRMRGTSVGIAAGSAESYDLPVHWAVRVTWSGEYVHAAPWSVGSQGSANVSHGCTGMSMANAKWFFDHVRLGDIVKVVGSEGETMTPFDNGFGDWNLDWAKWSAGSALHGPAEREDAGPAEPARLRPQF, from the coding sequence ATGAACCACAACCCGCGCATACGCACCGTCCTGGGCAGCGGCCTGCTGATAGGCGGGCTGGTCACGGCCACCGCCGCGTGCGGCGGCTCCGGACCCTCCCTGACCGCCAAGCCCTACGACGCCACCGGCCAGATAGCCTTCAGCGGCGACGGGAGCGAGGGGCGTGCCCTCGACCCGGACAAGCCGCTGGAGATCACCGCCAGGGGCGGCGGCGGACGGATCACCGACGTGACCGCCACCGACACCGCGGGCCACCGAATACGCGGCGAGCTCAACGACGACGGAACCCGCTGGCGCAGCACCTCCCAGCTGACCGCCGGTGTCCGCTACACCCTCCGCGTGAGCACCGAGAACCGCGGCGGCGCCCCGGGGCTGCGCGTCATCCACTTCGAGACCGCGCCCGCCGACCGCCGGCTGCGCGTCACCTTCGGCCCGGACGCCGGGACCTACGGCGTCGGCCAGCCCATCACCGCCGAACTCAGCCGTCCCGTCCGGGACCGCGCGGCCCGCGGCCGCGTCGAGAGCTCCCTGCAGGTCGTCTCACGGCCCCGTGTGGCCGGCGCCTGGCACTGGGTGGACGAGAAGACGCTGCACTACCGGCCACGCGACTTCTGGCCCGCTCACGCCACCATCGAGGTGCGCAGCGCCCTGGGCGGCGTCGAGGCCGCGAAGGGGCTGCGGGGCGGCTCCTCGAAGCCGCTGCGGATCCGCACCGGCCCACGCGTCGAGGCGGTCACCAACGCCCGCACCCACACCCTGACCTTCAAGCGCGACGGCAAGGTCGTCCGCACCATTCCGGTCACCACGGGCAAGCCCGGCTTCGAGACGCGCAACGGAACCAAGATCGTCCTGGCCAAGGAGGCCTTCGTCAGGATGCGCGGCACCAGCGTGGGCATCGCGGCGGGCAGCGCCGAATCCTACGACCTGCCGGTGCACTGGGCCGTCCGGGTGACCTGGAGCGGCGAGTACGTGCACGCGGCGCCGTGGTCCGTCGGCTCGCAGGGCTCCGCCAACGTCAGCCACGGCTGTACGGGCATGAGCATGGCCAACGCCAAGTGGTTCTTCGACCACGTGCGGCTCGGCGACATCGTCAAGGTCGTCGGCAGCGAGGGCGAGACGATGACACCGTTCGACAACGGTTTCGGCGACTGGAACCTGGACTGGGCGAAGTGGTCGGCGGGCAGCGCCCTCCACGGCCCCGCCGAGCGGGAGGACGCCGGACCGGCCGAACCGGCCCGGCTGCGCCCCCAGTTCTGA
- a CDS encoding cytochrome c oxidase subunit 3, with amino-acid sequence MSVVATATTVDTGHAHPSVNRPNLTSVGTIIWLSSELMFFAALFAMYFTLRSVTGAEFWSEKADTLNFPFAAANTTILVLSSLTCQLGVFAAERGDVKKLRSWFVVTFIMGAVFIGGQIFEYTELVKHEGLSLSSDPYGSAFYLTTGFHGLHVTGGLIAFLLVLARTYAAKRFTHEQATSAIVVSYYWHFVDVVWIGLFATIYMIK; translated from the coding sequence ATGTCGGTCGTGGCGACAGCAACGACAGTAGACACCGGGCACGCGCACCCGTCGGTCAATCGACCGAACCTCACCAGCGTCGGAACCATCATCTGGCTGAGTTCCGAGCTGATGTTCTTCGCGGCCCTCTTCGCGATGTACTTCACCCTGCGATCGGTGACCGGAGCCGAGTTCTGGTCGGAAAAGGCGGACACGCTCAACTTTCCGTTCGCGGCGGCCAACACCACGATCCTGGTGCTCTCCTCCCTCACCTGCCAGCTCGGCGTCTTCGCCGCCGAGCGCGGTGATGTGAAGAAGCTCCGCTCGTGGTTCGTGGTCACCTTCATCATGGGCGCCGTCTTCATCGGCGGCCAGATCTTCGAGTACACCGAGCTGGTGAAGCACGAGGGCCTCTCGCTCTCGTCGGACCCGTACGGCTCGGCGTTCTACCTGACCACCGGCTTCCACGGACTGCACGTGACGGGCGGACTCATCGCCTTCCTGCTGGTCCTGGCCCGGACCTACGCGGCCAAGAGGTTCACCCACGAGCAGGCCACGTCGGCCATCGTCGTGTCGTACTACTGGCACTTCGTCGACGTCGTCTGGATCGGCCTCTTCGCCACGATCTACATGATCAAGTAA
- a CDS encoding c-type cytochrome has translation MKKLSARRRHPLAALVVLLFALAVTGGLYAAFAPADKAQADTTAQSLAIKEGKQLYTTGCASCHGTGGQGTSDGPSLVGVGAAAVDFQVGTGRMPMQQPGAQAPKKPVVYSQAEIDQMAAYIASLGPGPAVPAKEAYDPEGADIAKGGELFRTNCAQCHNFTGQGGALTEGKYAPNLDGVSNKHIYEAMLTGPQAMPVFPDSTTPEQDKRDIIAYINTVNGEDSANPGGLELGGFGPVTEGLFAWTFGLGAMIAVAVWVAARTAKARKS, from the coding sequence GTGAAAAAGCTCTCCGCACGACGGCGCCATCCGCTGGCGGCGCTTGTCGTCCTACTCTTCGCGCTGGCGGTCACCGGGGGGCTGTACGCGGCGTTCGCACCCGCGGACAAGGCCCAGGCCGACACCACCGCTCAGTCCCTTGCCATCAAGGAGGGCAAGCAGCTCTACACCACAGGCTGCGCGAGCTGCCATGGCACGGGCGGTCAGGGGACCTCCGACGGCCCGAGCCTGGTCGGAGTCGGCGCCGCCGCGGTCGACTTCCAGGTCGGCACCGGCCGGATGCCCATGCAGCAGCCGGGCGCCCAGGCGCCGAAGAAGCCGGTGGTCTACTCGCAGGCCGAGATCGACCAGATGGCCGCGTACATCGCCTCGCTCGGCCCCGGCCCGGCCGTGCCGGCGAAGGAGGCCTACGACCCCGAGGGCGCGGACATCGCCAAGGGCGGGGAGCTCTTCCGCACCAACTGCGCGCAGTGCCACAACTTCACGGGCCAGGGTGGCGCCCTGACCGAGGGCAAGTACGCCCCGAACCTGGACGGCGTCTCGAACAAGCACATCTACGAGGCCATGCTGACCGGCCCGCAGGCCATGCCCGTGTTCCCCGACTCGACGACGCCCGAGCAGGACAAGCGGGACATCATCGCCTACATCAACACGGTGAACGGTGAGGATTCGGCCAACCCGGGCGGCCTGGAGCTGGGCGGCTTCGGTCCGGTCACCGAGGGCCTGTTCGCCTGGACCTTCGGCCTCGGCGCGATGATCGCTGTCGCCGTCTGGGTCGCCGCCCGGACCGCAAAGGCCAGGAAGTCATGA